In Exiguobacterium sibiricum 7-3, a genomic segment contains:
- a CDS encoding DUF3006 domain-containing protein gives MIKRGTLERLDGKYAVLLWENGSSFIPRRYLPTEARLGDTILFDGSNYSIDATSSTQSSFQTFSFRQMG, from the coding sequence ATGATCAAACGTGGCACACTGGAACGGCTTGATGGCAAATATGCTGTTCTTCTCTGGGAGAATGGTTCAAGTTTCATCCCCCGTCGCTATTTGCCTACTGAAGCAAGGCTTGGTGACACAATATTATTCGACGGATCAAATTACTCAATTGATGCAACAAGCTCTACCCAGTCTTCCTTTCAAACGTTTTCGTTTCGGCAAATGGGCTGA